AAACCACAACATGGCTCAAACTCCCCCATTTCTGCACATACCCAGAAAGCTCATCCCCATTCACTTTCCAAACCTTTCGATCCGCCGATAGAAAATTTCCAATCTCCTCCCATTGCAAGGTCTTCACCCAAGCCTCAGTCGAATATACACCATCCCACAAGTCAAACTGCCCTTGGTACAACAAAACCTTGCTCCTCTTCACCAACAAGTCCACCATGTATTTCACACTCTTCATGTTGTCTTCATACAATGCAACCTTCACCACATGGCTACAGTTTCTAAACACAGCTGATTCCTTCACCCCAAAAACTTTCTTGACCCTTTGATTGTGCAAATAGTCAGTAACCCATTGGGTTTTGTGATAAGGAGCTTTCTTTGAATAGTCGTACAGAGTGGGCAGCCCTGTCATGTAATGCAACATATCCACCACCTGATGTCTTGCATTTGTTGCCTCTCTCCAATGCCTCATTTTGGCCAGCCTGATTGCCTCCTGCTGATGCCACTCCAACTCAATCCTCTGCCTCTCATTGATCAAGCCTGAGAAGTAAGCATTGTCAGCATGAGTGGCCACTTGAGTCACTGGGTCTATCAACCCATTTCCAATAGCAACACCacctaaattaattaaaatctgCGActgatcatgatcatgatcagGCATCATTAACTCATCATTCTTCTTCAACATATAGTACCCAATTGCTGGCACAAACTTGCCGGCATAGCTTTCGCCTGCAATATAAATAGGACGAGATTTGAACAATATTGGGTCAAGTTCAATAAACTTGGCGATGGCAATGTAGAGGTGTTTGGCAATTGCAAGTTGGTCTCTTGGGATTTCTTCAGCCTTTGAGGCGATGCTAAATCCGCTTCCTATTGGATTGTCAAGGAAAAGAAGGCCAAAAACTCTGTTCCAAGCACCGGGGTTGGGTTCGAGCACAAAAGATGGTAGCTGACGATGATTATGATGATTGTGAAGGTTGACGTACCAAGGACCGATCTCCATGAAGTTACCAAACAAGGAGGAGCAGCCAGGGCCACCTTGGAGCCAAATGATGAGTGGGGTTTGTGAGAGATCGGGTAATAGGAGGCTCTGAGCTTCATAGAAGGTGtagaaaatagaagaagatGTGGTGGAATTGACTGGGAGGTAGCCTGACTTGGTGGGATAAGCTTCTCTGGGAAATAGAGAGCTTGGATTAGAATTAATAATGGAGGCTGGTGATGATGAGGGTGGGATGTGAAGAAGGAAGGCTAGAGGGAACAGTTGAAACAATAAGAACCCAGAAAAGGAGAGGAGGAGAATAAGCTTCAAGAGGAGTTTTGGGGTCGTTGACTCCATTAGAGCCGGTATATCACATGCGTATGTGATACATTATTGTCATGCCCATATATTAGTACTAGGACTAGCTACATCGGGCTTAACGCGttgcaatattttttgtttttggatagGAATTGtagtctaaattattttaaactaTTCTATAATTTATAGGAAGATGATTGGAACCTGAGTATAAGAAGACGTACACACTAATTAATTGAATGGGAGGATGTTCTTCTAACTCACGTCTTattgtaaattttaataacAGTAATTTGCACGTTTTTGTAAGTTTAGGTATTTATGTGTAAGATTTTTAAGGTTGGGTACTAATTTGAAACCACTTCCAAAGATTGGGTACTTTTAACGTAATTaacccttattttttttatttcctaacttttcttttgcttttacaCAGAAACATTCCCAGTAATTTGGGAACTGGTCTAGGCCCAGGTGGGTTTGAAACCCTGGAAAGAAACATATGTGGGCTAAGCCCAAGTTTCTTTAATATTTCCCCATTTTACCATCTGCCCAATGTTCCAGCGACGCCCGGAAGCCACACCACCTGTTTGATCAACTGTCTAGCTGAAATTGCCCAAACGTTTTGGCTTTCAAGTACTCAATTTATAGTCACAAATCATGATGAAGCTGTACGATGGCGTCAAAGAAATTCTAAAGATTCGGAAGTTCAGGCGAATTGTGTCATATGCTGGATTCTACTGCTTCACAGCAGTCTTGAGCTACGCTTACACAAGCAATACGTGAGTCACTTAAACCTTAAACGCATATGAAATGGAAACACTTATCTGGGTTTTGAACCCCATGCTGTTCTTAACATTTTCCATCCATGGTTTTTTCCGTTGTTGAATTTGGTGTTGCAGAACCAGAGCTGGGTTTTCCAGAGGCGACCAATTCTATGCGTCTTACCCAGCCGGAACCGAGCTCTTGACGGACACAGCAAAGGTACGTGAGAACTCTGATTATCAGAACATGAAAGGCTTTTACTTTTTAAGTTTTCaatgtgtttgatttgattcgTATTGGCTTCGTCTTCGATATGAATCTATGATACTTGAATTCTTGGGGTTTTGCTAGTTGTATAAAGCTGCTCTTGGTAATTGTTTCGAAAACGAAGAGTGGGGTCCCATTGAGTATTGCATCATGGCCAAACACTTTGAGCGACagggtaaaacaccctatgcGTACCATGCCGTAAGTTACTCAACTTTACTTAATCAATTATAGCTCACTTTCCCAAGTGAATAGTTTGGATTGCatttgcttggttttgtttctttgaatgagggtatggtttgttttttcatgaaatttgaattgcTAATTACAGTTcgattttctgtttttcttgtaTCATTTGCTATGTTGATGCACACAGTTTCTGTTATTGGTGTTTTGTGCTCTTCGGAGTACATGGTTATACATCTGATTAGTGTCTTCCGAGTATCCATCTGCTTTCAGCATTTCTCATTTTCAGAAGCTACCTCTCATTTTTATTGGGTTGCATAGAATGGAAGTTCATTCGTAGAGTGTTCTTTAACTTGTTCATTTTATTAACTTGTTTGCAGCAATACATGGCACACCTTCTATCTCATGGACAGCTTGATGGAAGTGGATAGAAGATATTTCCTGTTGGTTGCCAGATTATGAGTTGAAAATCTCATACCATATCTCTTGAAACTTAAAGTTGCCCGTGGTGATATTTGAAGTAAATATGATGCCAACCATTGAAATGCGAGGATTTACTAGCAGATGAATGCGCGATGTCTGAACTTTGATCAACTTTGTTGTTATATTACTTGGTTTTCATCATGGGGCACCAAAAACTCCATAGATTTCTGTTTTCTGTTATTCTTTCCTATCGTTTGTTGAATGAGAGTGCATTAATGAATAATGGCTATTTGTGCTCTCCAAATCATTGTGCAGAATCTATAGCTTCTTGTGTTAGTTTCTGAAACTGATTAACATGTTCTATGTTTGGCATGTTAGTCAAATGCCAGCAAGTCCAATCAAATTACGTTACTTTGCTTGAGAAAGGAAATGGTGTAAAACTGAGAATCCATAGGATGAAGCAAAGGCAAGGTACTTAACCGCTCTCAGATATAAACTAATATAGGTTTAAGAACAAATCATGATATAGGTTTACAAAGAGTATGACAGACAAAGTGAGTGGTATATGCCTTATCGCCttaagcaaaaaagaaaaaccaacatTCGGTGGTAAATGTCATAAATTATCCACACACCCACAAAATGGCTTTAGGCCCAGCAACAAAATGAAGCCATTCCCTCGTAGGCTACCTTATCAGTAGTATAATACCAGTGATACGCTGCTGCTATCCTCTATGCAACGACATTGATCATCTCGTCGTTTCGCTCAGCCGTTCTATCTTCCTGCCGGGTTATACAAGCACAGATTACTGGCAGATAGTACTATGAAAACTGAGAGGTGCCGAACATACTAAAAAATCTAGGAACCCTTACCTCACAGTACTGTCTGTTTGCAGCCACGCACTTAGAGGCACTAATGCTAGCACTCTTCAACAGACTGTTGGGACTATAGTTTGGCTTACTGAGGCCATTCGGTATGGTTGATCCATTTTCACAAACAGATTCTGCTACTTCAAACCCCTTGGACCTTGGAGGGCTGTGAATAGCTGCACGACCCACTGAAGCTGCAGCACTCTTTTTAGCATTACCATTTTGCTCCGCAGCCTCATCCTGGGACATGCATACTCGTTCCCTGTGCAAAAGAATGGAAAGCCATCAATCTCGTGAATGAAGATGATACAATAAAAAACGAGTAGAAtccaaagaaaaaaccaattttaccTTGGTAACGAAGCATGCTTCCTTTGAAGTGCACTGCTTCTTTCACCTTTACTGTAGTGTGCCTCAAGATGGGCAAATTGTCGTCTAAACCGATCAACCCCACTGATGGACATGAGATGAATTTCCATTATACATTTTCACATGGATACTTAACAGAAGtattactaaaaaaaatttaaagcaaAATAAATCACATAATATGATGTGCACATGCCGTATGCGCCTTCTAGAAATCACAGATCTAGGAACAAAGGCTGACCTTGGATACATGAAGCCAATATTATCTGACCCTTGAAGGTAATCTTGCAGCATCTTCGGATGATACTCTAAAATCTGAATGCTTTAGAACGTTCACCATGAGTAGATGGTAAGGAAAGAAAACTACCAACAAGAAGAAGTGAAGAATAACGCATTGAAGCAAAGCATCACTAACTATAGTCATACCTCTCTGTAAATTAGCTCTCTTACATCATCTTTTGTCAATTTACTCCTTTCAAACTCAAACTCGAGCTTTGAAATGGGTTGTTTAGATGGTTCCTGGTTCACATTTGCCAATCCATGAAAATACGGGTCTGCTAGTGCCTGAAAAGAAAGCAATGACCTTTATCGGGAaacataagaaacaaaattatggCAAACAGTTGTTTTCACCAAAATCTTACCTCTTCAGCAGAAAGACGATCCCTAGGATCAAATGCAAGCAAACGCTCAAGTAAACGAAGAGCCAATGGATCTGCATTCGGGATTTTTTGCGAGAGAGGaactgatttctttttcttcatgctACTTAAATACCTTCTGGCCTTCTCGTTCCGAATCTGCAGTCATTAAGATATCCCACATGATTGGTGATCAAGATCTTAACCAAGTCCAAAGACGCAACCACTTGACTTTGATTAAGTTTTTCTAATAGTATCCTAATAACAAGTGAAATTGACAGAAAGAGGTAACAAACCCTTGAAATAGATTCAGTAGTAGGAGTGCCGAGTAAATCGGTAATGAGATCCAATTGATGTACAACATTTTTCCCAGGAAACAACGGTTTTCCTGTTAGCATTTCTGCAAATATGCACCCTATGCTCCAGATATCAATAGCAGGGGTGTACTGCAAAATACAGTTCACAAAATGCTTAGCCACAATCTCAAAGGGTTTAGTTCTATCATAAATTTTATACACTTGTTTCTCATATGCCTAAATCATGTAATCATGTCACTAATTATTCATATATCACTGTGAGCTGAAAATCTCGTAATATAATCTTTACACTCTCACCTTAGAGAAAAAGGAACCACAGAGTTCAGGAGCACGGTACCATCGAGTTGCCACATAATCCTTGAAAAAGGTAGAAAAAAGAATTCAGCATtaacaaagaaaaggaagcTAAAAAGGCTAACGATTACTAGAATGGCAATCCACAACTTCTATTTTCCCATATAACTACACATACAGTCCAAAAAATGGTAGATGGAGCATCACTAAATGCTGCACGAGCGAGCCCAAAGTCACAAATTTTCAGTTTGCAGTCTGAATTAGCAAGTATATTTTTTGGCTTTAAATCTCGATGGAAAACATTTGctgcaaaaaggaaaaaagaatacatcaGCACCATAGAATATGTGAAACCGAGGGAAATTCTATGGTGGTACAATAAAAGGGTATCAAACCTGTATGTATATACTTCAGAGCTCGAAGAAGCTGGTACAAGAAAAATTGGTAATGCTCGGGACTGAGATCATCATTTGCCTTTATAACTTGATGAAGGTCAGATTCCATCAACTCAAATACAACGTATATATCCTTAAATTCTCGTCTGCAAGGGGGTAGCATTATATGCTTTATTTCTACAATATCAGGGTGATGTAGCAGCCGAAGGAGCTTAATTTCTCTTAAAATTCTTGTGGCATCGGAGACATGCTCAAAGACATCATTGATCTTCTTAATAGCTACTTTCTCACCAGTGTGAGTATCAACTGCGGATGCAACAACACCATAGCTACCTTTCCCAATCACTTcttgaatttcatattgacTTGCCTCACCATATTCTGTGAAAAATTCTTTGTCAAGCATATTCtgaatttaaattaagaaataattagtaatccttcaaaagcaaaataagGGCAGAGGGAAAATTGTGAATGgaagaataaacaaaaaatggaTGGTAAATGCAAACTTGAACTGACAATTCTAAAGTATACGACtgcatataaaattaatatgataaaACAGAAGTGTACAACCACCGTCATCATCCAACATAAACCACAGATAAGGAACATCTTATTCAGCTCAATTATATTGATGCGGTTATTGGGAAATATGGGAGCAAAACTTCGAAGTTAATCTAACCTACATAGAGAATctagagagagcgagagagcaataaataaatcaaacattgCAATAAGTATCACAaatcaatttttcaatttagtAACAAATCCTAAACAATGATTCACaaatcaattttcaatttgcaatAAGTCACTTGGTTCATTTAAATCGTATTGGTATATTAGCtaatcaataaagaaaattaaactatCCTAATCTTTTGCAATTATCACTAGCTTACTTTCTGCGACTCCTTCCAATGGGTAAATTGTTGTTCATAGCAGGCAAAAGAATATATGTGTAGTCATGGACAGATGGATACagttttaaataattttaaagatCAACAGTGCAGTACTCTTCAGATGGGACTTATTCAAATCCTGCAGTTCGAATATCACACTTCATTGGCATATCAAAGCCTGAAGAGATCATCACTTGCCATTAAGCTGAACAAAATCTGACAGAAAAGTTGTCTTTCTTTTACACACTCTTAAGTCTCGAGTTACAAATTGCATAACATGAGAATCTAAAAAGTTTACGACTTGAAATCGCAGTTCAAGAAACTTGTTGGATCCTTGATATGATATGAGCCAGAGCAAAGACACAAGAAATGATCAAGCAGCTAGGCAGTTGAAAAAATGAACAGAAAACTAGAAGGTACGTACATACaattatctttaaaaaagaaaaacagtgaCTTTCAAAAACCTTGTTGTATTTCTGATAACTATTAGACCAGCCAGAGTATGAGATTGTCTGATCCTCTCAGGGAACACCAAAAAACCCACAAAAGGATATGACAGGTATGATTTGATCAAGGATATGAACCCATCAGATAAGAGTATGTGaaagatatacatatatatagatatgtatgtatgtatgtacaGCAGTGCAGATTTGAACTTGTCAACCGAATTGTTCTTATTCGTGATCACCAACaacattaataattaattagaaggaaaaaaaaagtcaaaaatgtAAAAAAGTGTTTGATTAAAAGTATAggggaaaaagagagagatgaagggAAGAATGAATCCAAAGGAAAGACCATTAAATTTGACTCGCATACATTTCAGTTGAGAAAAAGGACAACTTGTGGCAACCGACTCAGCTCTAAATCCTCAAAATGCGGACCTTATCTTATCAGTCATCAGATCATACAGACGGAGAGACGCAAAGGAagaatattattaaaattcaaCAGCTGGGTTACAGACAGACAGTGTGTGGCTGACCTTATGATGGCCCATAGAGGCCAGTCTGTGATTGGTCCTTTCAGGCACCTTGATGGGCTTCAACCCACTCATGTCCAACTCCACCGTGATTATCAACTCCTCCTCCTGCTGCTCATCAGTACTTGCCGATGATGGCGGCTGTTGAACGACGTCGCTTTGTGAAATAGCACGGTGATCAgcggaagaagaagaagatgatgaagagaGACCTTGAAACCAGCGAAGAATGGCGTCCATATCATATGCGAGTAGGGAGACTGATGACCGATGACTAGATCTTTTGTCCGCTATTAGCGGGGCTTCTTTTATACTCCCGTTTTTGATTGGGACCTGTCCGATATGTCAAAGACTGTCTTTATACGCAGTTGTCTGGTTTTTGGCTTTCGGTTCTATCTATCCGTCGTTTGTAAAATGCTAATCAATGAATGAGTTAATTTTTTGTTACGAGTTATTTTGGATTATTTATGCCTTTCTTTCGTTATAAATTGACATCACAAACATATTAGGTGCAATCATATCAAGAACTCTTGAGGAATTTCACATGTTTATTACAATAGAGATTAGttaatgaaagagaaaaaaaaaaaaagttcattggTTTATTTATCTGATAATCATCAAATCCTAGAGATTCCCCAAATTAGCCTTATGACACTGTTGTTTGTTTGCAAATTAGCAAAGGCCAAGAAGGTTTTACtgataaaaatcaaattgccATCCAAAATTCACTTTGCGAAATCAGCATTAAAAGGTCCACTGGGTGGTGATTCATATCTACCTTTCTTAAACTACTGTTAGTAGTGAGATCATCCTGGCAGACAAAACAACTGATGCAACTGCCTTTAAACCCAAAAAGATATATACCAGAATATATACAAACATAAAATCAAACACTTCTGTAACAAGTCTTCTGTTTCTGGTACTCATTGCAATTTTGAAGGCCTTCCCCGACCTCGACGCTTTTGTTGCAACTGCTCAATCTGAGGGGTCTGTGGTGGGTTCTTAGCCTTTTCTGCATCTAATTTTGGTTTAGGATGCCTCCCTCTGCCTCTGTACTGTGGCTGCTTCTGTTGCTTATCTGAGCACGATACAACTGCCAGATTTGTTTCtgaatttggttttggtttagGAGGCCTCCCTCTGCCTCTGTACTGtggttgctgctgctgttgcttATCTGAGCATGATACAACTGCCAGACTTGTTTCtgaatttggttttggtttagGAGGCCTCCCTCTGCCTCTGTACTGTGGTTGCTGCTTATCTGAGCATGATACAACTGCCAAACTTGTTTCTGAATCTGGCTTTGGTTTAGGACGCCTTCCTTGGCGCCTTGGTGGCTGCTCCTCATCATGATGTTCAGGATCAGAGGGTAGCAATGCCGAAATGCTTACATCCATATTCTTTTTAGCTTTAGGAGGCCTGTCTCCAAGCCTTGGTGGCTGCTCCTCATCATGATGTTGAGGACCACCACATGGCATCAATGCCCTAGTACTTGCATCCATATCTTTTTTAGCTTTACGAGGCATCCCTCGACGCTTTGGTGGCTCTTCCTCATGATGAATTTCAGGAGCCAAGAGTACCAATGCCCTAGTACTTTCTATACCTTTTCTAGGCTTACGAGGCCTCCCTCGACGTCGCTTTTCTTGGCCTTGAACTGGTGATTGCTGGAGCTGATCAGCAAGAGGCACATCACCTTGGGTTCTCAAGTTCTCATGGCAACATAATTCCAATATCTTAGTTCTGACTTCAATATCTTGCCCTTGGACTCTCTCTCCAATCTCTCTAACTTTCCCAGCTTGCGGTtgaaaatgattttcaattacCTCAATTTCTTGAGCTTGTGGTTCATTTCGCTTATATACTTCCCCACTTTGTTGTTCTTCTCTATGATGATTTCCTTGTATCACTTCATTTTCATACACCTCAGATTCAATATCTCCCAGTATTGCTTCTTTATTCGAACTCCCTTCCACATCCAACTCCATGCTTGCCATCTGCATTGTCAAACGGAATTAGACCCACACAGAGAATGTTGCCAAGAGCAAAACCTACTGGAAAAGCACAAACAAGATACGACTAGCTAATATCAAGTTAAGATGACATGAGAACAGCATTGCTCAACAAACTTCAAGCACAAAGCAAAATCAGCGCCACCATCAACAAAGATTTACCAGGCAAGCAATTGAGAATGTAAAAGGAACCAAATGCAGAAACCAGGGGTAAAAAATAGCACCTCAAGTTGTTCCTCATTCACTTCCATCTGCTTTCCTTGGGCTTCacatttgttttcaatcacCTCAAAATGCTCTTGCTTTTGTACATCAAGTCTTCTCATCACCTCACTCTGCCATTCTTCCCCTTTCATTTTTTCCTCCATCCTTTCAATTTCGCGTCTATCCTCCCGCCCTGGCCACCTTTCGCTCGTAGACTCTCTGTCCACCACACCCCCGTCAACACCCTCCTCAACCGCAAGATTGTACCTCCTACCTTCCAAATTCACAACCACCCTACTCTCACAAAGTTTCCTCAGATGATGCCTCAGAAATCCCTCATGCGCCACTGGCAAATCCTCATATTCCCTTTTGATAAACTCCGATATGGCCACCTCACTCAGCCCACCTTCCTCATCCAACTCCTCTATTGCCCTCTGTATCATCTACattcacaaaaaacaaacaaatgcaATGCAGAGGAGGAGATCAACAAAACCAAGACACTCACAATATCCCTTATAAAACAATATACACAAAAAAGAGAGTAGTTTTCTTGCTTCTAAAAGCTAATCACTTTGAActtacaaaataaacaaagaaattagTAGTTAAACCAAATTCAAAGTTACCGAGGCATAAGGAGGGTGAGTTGGGGTGTGGACGGTGGGGATGAGCTCTTGAAGGCGGCGGTCGATGTTGGACTTAAGGCCCTCGGAGTTGATGATGGGTTTGGAGGGTTCTGATGAAGCGGCAATACGGGTCAAAAGGGCGTCTCTGAGTTTGCAGATGATGCGTTTTTGCCTTTGATCTTTGATGTTTTGATGATGAAGGGGTTGGTGAGGTTTTAAGGTTGCCATCGTTTGGGGTTTAAGAGTGAGTGAGCAGAAATGGACATGCATTTAGGATCGTATTGTGACTCAAACTTCTTCCGGCTTTATCTGTTCCCGTTCCGGTGCCGCTCGgcgttttttttctttctttctgttacTTCCTCCTTTACTTTACTGGTGTACTTtacttctttccttttttagtTTGACCAAAGAAAttgaattgtttttgtttttagggttttttgtttttgccaaAATTAGAGGGGAAATGGTGAAAACTCACACGGGTATTTAGGAGTTTGAATTCAGTACCACCCAATGGTTTTCTTTGGGCTTTAACCGGGGAGAGTGGCATGAAAATAGGTGAGCTTCTATAATAGTCCATCAATAATAACTATGTACCTAATTGGACGGCTATTAAAGACTCCTTCATTATAACCCTTCAcgagtcattctatagtgaatGACTTATTTATGGCCCTTAGATGAGGTTTTATTCTTAATCGTTGAAT
The window above is part of the Prunus dulcis chromosome 1, ALMONDv2, whole genome shotgun sequence genome. Proteins encoded here:
- the LOC117617613 gene encoding serine carboxypeptidase-like 50: MESTTPKLLLKLILLLSFSGFLLFQLFPLAFLLHIPPSSSPASIINSNPSSLFPREAYPTKSGYLPVNSTTSSSIFYTFYEAQSLLLPDLSQTPLIIWLQGGPGCSSLFGNFMEIGPWYVNLHNHHNHRQLPSFVLEPNPGAWNRVFGLLFLDNPIGSGFSIASKAEEIPRDQLAIAKHLYIAIAKFIELDPILFKSRPIYIAGESYAGKFVPAIGYYMLKKNDELMMPDHDHDQSQILINLGGVAIGNGLIDPVTQVATHADNAYFSGLINERQRIELEWHQQEAIRLAKMRHWREATNARHQVVDMLHYMTGLPTLYDYSKKAPYHKTQWVTDYLHNQRVKKVFGVKESAVFRNCSHVVKVALYEDNMKSVKYMVDLLVKRSKVLLYQGQFDLWDGVYSTEAWVKTLQWEEIGNFLSADRKVWKVNGDELSGYVQKWGSLSHVVVSRAGHLVPADQPLNSQAMIEGWILETGLFSNVQSWFP
- the LOC117622239 gene encoding uncharacterized protein LOC117622239 — its product is MMKLYDGVKEILKIRKFRRIVSYAGFYCFTAVLSYAYTSNTTRAGFSRGDQFYASYPAGTELLTDTAKLYKAALGNCFENEEWGPIEYCIMAKHFERQGKTPYAYHAQYMAHLLSHGQLDGSG
- the LOC117622219 gene encoding mitogen-activated protein kinase 9 isoform X1, which produces MDAILRWFQGLSSSSSSSSADHRAISQSDVVQQPPSSASTDEQQEEELIITVELDMSGLKPIKVPERTNHRLASMGHHKNMLDKEFFTEYGEASQYEIQEVIGKGSYGVVASAVDTHTGEKVAIKKINDVFEHVSDATRILREIKLLRLLHHPDIVEIKHIMLPPCRREFKDIYVVFELMESDLHQVIKANDDLSPEHYQFFLYQLLRALKYIHTANVFHRDLKPKNILANSDCKLKICDFGLARAAFSDAPSTIFWTDYVATRWYRAPELCGSFFSKYTPAIDIWSIGCIFAEMLTGKPLFPGKNVVHQLDLITDLLGTPTTESISRIRNEKARRYLSSMKKKKSVPLSQKIPNADPLALRLLERLLAFDPRDRLSAEEALADPYFHGLANVNQEPSKQPISKLEFEFERSKLTKDDVRELIYREILEYHPKMLQDYLQGSDNIGFMYPSGVDRFRRQFAHLEAHYSKGERSSALQRKHASLPRERVCMSQDEAAEQNGNAKKSAAASVGRAAIHSPPRSKGFEVAESVCENGSTIPNGLSKPNYSPNSLLKSASISASKCVAANRQYCEEDRTAERNDEMINVVA
- the LOC117622219 gene encoding mitogen-activated protein kinase 12 isoform X2; protein product: MLDKEFFTEYGEASQYEIQEVIGKGSYGVVASAVDTHTGEKVAIKKINDVFEHVSDATRILREIKLLRLLHHPDIVEIKHIMLPPCRREFKDIYVVFELMESDLHQVIKANDDLSPEHYQFFLYQLLRALKYIHTANVFHRDLKPKNILANSDCKLKICDFGLARAAFSDAPSTIFWTDYVATRWYRAPELCGSFFSKYTPAIDIWSIGCIFAEMLTGKPLFPGKNVVHQLDLITDLLGTPTTESISRIRNEKARRYLSSMKKKKSVPLSQKIPNADPLALRLLERLLAFDPRDRLSAEEALADPYFHGLANVNQEPSKQPISKLEFEFERSKLTKDDVRELIYREILEYHPKMLQDYLQGSDNIGFMYPSGVDRFRRQFAHLEAHYSKGERSSALQRKHASLPRERVCMSQDEAAEQNGNAKKSAAASVGRAAIHSPPRSKGFEVAESVCENGSTIPNGLSKPNYSPNSLLKSASISASKCVAANRQYCEEDRTAERNDEMINVVA
- the LOC117622219 gene encoding mitogen-activated protein kinase 12 isoform X3, with protein sequence MLPPCRREFKDIYVVFELMESDLHQVIKANDDLSPEHYQFFLYQLLRALKYIHTANVFHRDLKPKNILANSDCKLKICDFGLARAAFSDAPSTIFWTDYVATRWYRAPELCGSFFSKYTPAIDIWSIGCIFAEMLTGKPLFPGKNVVHQLDLITDLLGTPTTESISRIRNEKARRYLSSMKKKKSVPLSQKIPNADPLALRLLERLLAFDPRDRLSAEEALADPYFHGLANVNQEPSKQPISKLEFEFERSKLTKDDVRELIYREILEYHPKMLQDYLQGSDNIGFMYPSGVDRFRRQFAHLEAHYSKGERSSALQRKHASLPRERVCMSQDEAAEQNGNAKKSAAASVGRAAIHSPPRSKGFEVAESVCENGSTIPNGLSKPNYSPNSLLKSASISASKCVAANRQYCEEDRTAERNDEMINVVA
- the LOC117622211 gene encoding uncharacterized protein LOC117622211, which translates into the protein MHVHFCSLTLKPQTMATLKPHQPLHHQNIKDQRQKRIICKLRDALLTRIAASSEPSKPIINSEGLKSNIDRRLQELIPTVHTPTHPPYASMIQRAIEELDEEGGLSEVAISEFIKREYEDLPVAHEGFLRHHLRKLCESRVVVNLEGRRYNLAVEEGVDGGVVDRESTSERWPGREDRREIERMEEKMKGEEWQSEVMRRLDVQKQEHFEVIENKCEAQGKQMEVNEEQLEMASMELDVEGSSNKEAILGDIESEVYENEVIQGNHHREEQQSGEVYKRNEPQAQEIEVIENHFQPQAGKVREIGERVQGQDIEVRTKILELCCHENLRTQGDVPLADQLQQSPVQGQEKRRRGRPRKPRKGIESTRALVLLAPEIHHEEEPPKRRGMPRKAKKDMDASTRALMPCGGPQHHDEEQPPRLGDRPPKAKKNMDVSISALLPSDPEHHDEEQPPRRQGRRPKPKPDSETSLAVVSCSDKQQPQYRGRGRPPKPKPNSETSLAVVSCSDKQQQQQPQYRGRGRPPKPKPNSETNLAVVSCSDKQQKQPQYRGRGRHPKPKLDAEKAKNPPQTPQIEQLQQKRRGRGRPSKLQ